A single window of Nyctibius grandis isolate bNycGra1 chromosome Z, bNycGra1.pri, whole genome shotgun sequence DNA harbors:
- the SMIM15 gene encoding small integral membrane protein 15, whose amino-acid sequence MLDIKGWAEYIVEWAAKDPYGFLTAVILALTPLFVISAALSWKLAKMIEAREREQKKKQKRQENIAKAKRTKKD is encoded by the coding sequence atgcttgATATTAAGGGTTGGGCTGAATACATCGTGGAGTGGGCTGCAAAGGACCCATACGGCTTTCTTACTGCAGTGATCTTGGCCCTCACACCATTGTTCGTAATTAGCGCAGCGCTTTCATGGAAGCTTGCAAAAATGATTGAAGCCAGGGAGCGagagcaaaagaagaaacagaaacgCCAAGAGAATATTGCAAAAGCCAAACGAACAAAGAAGGATTGA